One window of the Vigna radiata var. radiata cultivar VC1973A chromosome 1, Vradiata_ver6, whole genome shotgun sequence genome contains the following:
- the LOC106775251 gene encoding scarecrow-like protein 8, translated as MSSPGFTGGGGASEYFAGAGGFTGRSIPAATMNNPNGVATATANLHPLYRTQQQNLPAMFLDPASQIAQRQTPTLIGKRTLTEFQTYNQTYNQAYNQPNNNPNHVLSNLLLRSVKPRTSFSQGSMDNFPELHNQNPSLYQQQRFGVPLLHQLRPQPINLPSNGSGPMPSPNFGYRNSDLGMPQNRVRLSGSLPVPVQVAEPEKKIMDHRLLELEKQLLEDNDEGEADAASVITTSEWSETYQNLISPGPVQKLASTSPTSSTTSSTSSSSSIASPASGCSKQTLMEAASAIVEGKYDMATEILNRLNGPNRTDKLTDCMVLALKSRMNPVEYPPPVKELFGYEHAESTQLILENFMCFKVGLMAANLAILEAAFEEKTENKFCVVDFEIGQGKQYPHLLNALSARGQNVTLKIVAVAESGSEDRVHAVGDMLSRLAERKRIGFEFRLVPTQKLTELTRVSLGCNEDEVLMVNFAFKLNKIPDESVSTENPRDELLRRVKGLTPRVVTIVEQEMNANTAPFLARVAETLSFYGALLESMTSRDNNNSINSSDRVRLEEGLTRKLHNSVACEGRDRIERSEVFGKWRARMSMAGFELKPLSQNMAESIKSRLTGTTNNNRVNSGLTVKEENGGIFSGWMGRTLTVASAWR; from the coding sequence ATGTCATCGCCGGGGTTCACTGGGGGAGGTGGAGCGTCCGAGTATTTCGCTGGAGCGGGTGGATTCACCGGCAGATCCATTCCGGCGGCCACCATGAACAACCCGAACGGCGTCGCGACTGCCACCGCAAACCTCCACCCTCTCTACCGTACCCAACAACAGAACCTCCCCGCAATGTTTCTAGATCCTGCCTCGCAGATCGCTCAACGCCAGACACCAACCCTTATCGGTAAACGCACCCTCACCGAATTCCAAACCTATAACCAAACCTATAACCAAGCCTATAACCAACCCAACAACAACCCCAACCACGTCCTCTCTAACCTCTTGCTTCGTTCCGTTAAGCCTCGAACCAGTTTCTCTCAGGGTTCCATGGATAACTTTCCCGAATTGCATAACCAAAACCCTTCTCTTTACCAACAGCAGCGTTTTGGTGTTCCTTTACTCCATCAGCTCCGTCCCCAGCCCATTAACCTTCCCAGCAATGGGTCTGGGCCCATGCCAAGCCCAAATTTCGGCTATCGGAACTCCGATTTGGGCATGCCACAAAACCGGGTTCGTCTTTCTGGTTCTCTTCCGGTTCCAGTTCAGGTGGCTGAGCCGGAGAAGAAGATCATGGATCACCGGCTTCTGGAATTGGAGAAACAACTTCTGGAGGATAACGATGAAGGAGAAGCCGATGCTGCGTCCGTGATAACCACCAGCGAGTGGTCTGAAACGTATCAGAATTTAATCAGCCCCGGTCCGGTTCAGAAACTGGCTTCGACATCACCGACTTCATCAACCACTTCGTCtacttcatcatcttcctccatcGCTTCACCTGCTTCCGGATGCTCAAAGCAGACTCTCATGGAAGCCGCATCTGCAATTGTTGAAGGAAAATATGACATGGCTACTGAGATCCTGAACCGGTTGAACGGTCCGAACCGGACTGACAAATTAACCGATTGCATGGTGTTGGCGTTGAAGTCCAGGATGAATCCGGTTGAATATCCGCCTCCAGTGAAGGAGCTCTTCGGCTATGAACACGCTGAGTCCACTCAGTTGATTTTGGAAAACTTCATGTGCTTTAAGGTAGGGTTAATGGCTGCGAATCTGGCGATTTTGGAAGCTGCATTTGAGGAGAAAACGGAAAACAAGTTCTGCGTGGTGGATTTTGAGATTGGACAGGGAAAGCAGTATCCGCACCTGCTCAACGCGCTCTCAGCACGTGGACAAAACGTCACGCTCAAAATAGTGGCTGTGGCCGAGAGCGGCAGCGAAGACAGAGTGCATGCCGTCGGAGACATGCTGAGTCGTTTAGCAGAAAGGAAGAGGATCGGGTTCGAGTTCAGACTTGTACCAACTCAGAAACTCACCGAGTTGACTCGCGTGTCGCTGGGATGCAATGAGGACGAAGTTCTCATGGTGAACTTTGCTTTCAAGCTTAACAAAATTCCTGATGAGAGCGTCTCCACAGAAAACCCTCGTGACGAGCTTCTCCGGCGCGTGAAGGGACTTACGCCGCGCGTGGTGACAATAGTGGAGCAGGAAATGAACGCAAACACAGCACCTTTTTTGGCTCGCGTGGCAGAAACGCTGTCGTTTTATGGGGCCTTATTGGAGTCCATGACATCTAGGGATAACAATAACAGCATCAACAGTTCTGACCGAGTCAGACTCGAAGAAGGACTGACCCGCAAGCTACACAACTCAGTAGCATGCGAAGGCAGAGATCGCATAGAGCGTTCTGAAGTGTTTGGAAAATGGCGAGCGCGTATGAGCATGGCAGGGTTCGAGTTAAAGCCACTGAGTCAAAACATGGCCGAGTCAATAAAATCACGACTCACTGGCACCACCAACAACAACCGAGTCAACTCGGGACTGACAGTGAAAGAAGAGAACGGTGGTATTTTCTCTGGCTGGATGGGAAGAACACTGACGGTAGCATCTGCTTGGCGTTAA